A region of the Agromyces sp. CF514 genome:
CGAGGACCTGCAGGACGTGCGCGACGACCTCGCCTCGGTCGCGGCGGCCATCGCCGCCTACGAGCCGGTCGTGCTGCTCGCCTCGCCCGGCGACGAGGAGGATGCCGCGTACGCGGTCGGCGACGACGTCGAGATCCTGACCGTTCCGGTCGACGACCTGTGGGCGCGGGACACCGTGCCGGTGTTCGTCGAGGGCCCGGCCGGGATCGAGGGCGTCGACCTCAACTTCAACGGCTGGGGCGGCAAGCAGTTCCACGAGCACGACGCGGGGGTCGGCGCGGCCGTGCTGGCCGAGTTCGGGATTCCGCGCGTCGTGGCCTCGCTCGTCGCCGAGGGCGGGTCATTGGAGACCGACGGCCAGGGCACCCTGCTCGTCACCGAGAGCTCGATCGTCAACGACAACCGCAACCCGGGGCTCTGGCGCGACGAGATCGAGCAGCGCCTCATGGACCTGCTCGGCATGCGCAAGGTGATCTGGTTCGACGGCGTCTACGACCAGGACATCACCGACGCGCACATCGACTCGCTCGTGCGCTTCGTCGCGCCCGGCGTCGTGCTGCTCGACGTGCCGGGGCCGGGCGCACCCGACGACGTCTGGTCGCGCTCGAGCGAGCAGGCGCGGTCGGTGCTGGCCTCGGCGACGGATGCCGCGGGGCGGCCGATCGAGGTCGTCGAACTGCCCCAGCCCGACTTCGCGAAGATCCGGGGCGACGGTGACGACTTTCTCGCGTCGTACGTCAACTTCTTCATCGCCAACGGCGCGGTATTCGTGCCGGAGTTCGGCGATCGCAGGGCCGACCGGCGCGCGCAGGACGTCCTGCAGGAGCAGTTCCCCGACCGCGACATCCTGCCTCTCGCGATCGACACGGTCGCCTCCGGTGGCGGCGGCATCCACTGCGCGACGCACGACCTGCCGGCCCGACCCGGCGAGTGACTCCGGAGCCCGAGGGCGTCCGGTCGTGATCGTGCGAGCGGGCGCGATTCAGGCGCGGTCGGGCGGGCCCGATCATCCGTCCCGAGGAGCTGTTGACATCCGGGCGGCTGCCGCCGATGATATTTGGATATCATCCAAATTCGGATGACATCCAAATTCGACCGGTGACGTCGTCGTCGCCGGGGACAGGAGTCCTCATGGCCCCCTCCATGACGAAGGCGCTCGCCGCGCTCGCCGGGGCGTTCGCGGTCGCCGCGCTCGCCGCATGCAGCCCGGCCGGAGTCAGCGCAGACCCGGCCGACGCGAACACGCTGCACGTCGCCCGCGCCGAGTCGTTCGACGGGTGGGACCCCGACAAGGCGGCGGCCTACTCGACCTACCAGACGCTGCAGGGCGTGCTCGAACCACTGCTCCGGGTCGCCCCCGAAGGCGACGGAATCGAGGCGGGCCTCGCCGAGTCGTGGACCTACGACCCCGCC
Encoded here:
- a CDS encoding agmatine/peptidylarginine deiminase; translation: MRISRRGVLTAAGLGLLGIGTAGCAPATNSGGRSSATTDGHAAMDRRLGAEWEPHELTVMSWPTEAIWGEDLQDVRDDLASVAAAIAAYEPVVLLASPGDEEDAAYAVGDDVEILTVPVDDLWARDTVPVFVEGPAGIEGVDLNFNGWGGKQFHEHDAGVGAAVLAEFGIPRVVASLVAEGGSLETDGQGTLLVTESSIVNDNRNPGLWRDEIEQRLMDLLGMRKVIWFDGVYDQDITDAHIDSLVRFVAPGVVLLDVPGPGAPDDVWSRSSEQARSVLASATDAAGRPIEVVELPQPDFAKIRGDGDDFLASYVNFFIANGAVFVPEFGDRRADRRAQDVLQEQFPDRDILPLAIDTVASGGGGIHCATHDLPARPGE